Proteins from a genomic interval of Paenibacillus sp. FSL H8-0048:
- a CDS encoding hybrid sensor histidine kinase/response regulator: MKWKYFFLLLGLLLAVLSGSRLLWMEVFGNLQQDSIHNGELDLRDWNAEDGKIILLDGEWEFYPSQWISEGSKQLELAGSEPRMTQVPGGWNTAVQTGTSTPYGFGSYRLRLHVNQEQGLNYSIHVPSIRTSSKVYVNGRLLAQSGRVGESEKVSIANNLPYSATFTADKDGVIELMVQASNYVDSRSGGIVRSIKFGSEQAIIQEMKISVSMQVLTTVIFLIHSAYALILFILGNKEKKLLYFSLLTFCFTLSSGLSNDEKLLHQIFYIGNAWDFRLSNAVFLLGAYALLECTNHRELALWYRIYPVFRVIILGSAGITLFLNTYQITRIFPLYYLLGGMVGVISIIAIFRTLVKDMRGNLLFFFSVLALIHHFIWTLLWREGGYSVVYYPFDLIISMGCLASVWFRNYFSMYQNTNELATALQRMNDHKDQFLANTSHEFKNPLHSILNLSQSVLKREQHLMQDRSIKELETIFSVGRRLTLILNDLIDVMSLREGTPRIFPKVISIQPIVTGVLDMLQFNAEVKSVEIINRIPEKFPLVYADENRMIQIVFNLLHNAVKYTNNGVISISAYDQNGRAYIAVADTGIGMDEEMLKRLFRPYEQAQTSDTMIEGGFGLGLSISKQLVELHGGSLEVTSTKGEGSQFIFSVELSGLGAEAESAGTHAVQPVPASSAATQASVLGNMDDAIIQSAETAAAFVSMDSVRPVLLIIDDDPVNLQVLEAILPPDEYDITLVTSAKQALAILDTKDWDLVISDIMMPIMSGYELTRRIRERYTFTELPVLLLTARSQPQDIQSGYLAGANDYVTKPVEALELTLRIKALTTIKQSIREQLRLEAVWLQAQIQPHFLFNALNSISALSDINLEKMRDLLDEFTNYLRNKFKFQNMDSLVPIEEELSLVRSYVYIEQVRFEDRLQVIWEIDETKYIRVPFLSIQPLVENAIRHGVMKRKRGGRIVIRISVVETLAEITVLDDGVGMEEAQLQRVLDRNSANRSGVGLINTDQRLKRQFGTGLDIKSSSDTGTTVTFHVPLSVENARE, encoded by the coding sequence ATGAAGTGGAAGTACTTCTTTTTATTGCTTGGATTACTATTAGCTGTTCTATCTGGTTCGCGCTTATTGTGGATGGAGGTGTTTGGTAATCTGCAACAGGATTCTATCCACAACGGCGAACTCGATTTACGTGATTGGAATGCAGAAGACGGGAAGATCATTTTGCTGGACGGGGAATGGGAGTTCTATCCTTCACAATGGATCTCAGAGGGAAGTAAGCAGCTGGAGCTGGCCGGGAGTGAGCCAAGAATGACTCAAGTACCGGGGGGATGGAATACAGCTGTGCAGACGGGCACCTCAACTCCATACGGATTTGGCTCTTACCGTTTGCGATTACATGTGAATCAGGAGCAGGGTTTGAATTATAGTATTCATGTACCAAGTATCCGCACTTCATCCAAAGTGTATGTCAACGGTCGTCTGCTGGCTCAATCCGGGCGGGTGGGGGAGTCGGAAAAGGTCTCTATCGCTAACAATCTTCCGTATTCGGCGACCTTTACGGCAGACAAAGACGGCGTAATCGAGCTGATGGTTCAAGCGTCTAATTATGTGGATAGCCGTAGTGGTGGCATTGTCCGGTCTATTAAATTCGGTTCAGAACAAGCGATAATCCAAGAAATGAAAATTTCGGTTTCTATGCAGGTTCTGACAACGGTTATTTTTCTGATTCATTCTGCCTATGCGCTTATTTTATTTATACTGGGCAATAAGGAGAAAAAGCTGCTATATTTCTCGCTGCTTACCTTCTGCTTCACACTAAGCAGCGGTTTAAGCAATGATGAAAAGCTGCTCCACCAAATTTTTTACATCGGCAATGCTTGGGATTTTCGGTTATCCAATGCAGTTTTTTTGCTTGGAGCCTATGCCCTTTTGGAATGTACTAATCATCGTGAACTCGCTTTGTGGTACAGGATCTATCCTGTATTCAGGGTTATCATTTTGGGGAGCGCAGGAATTACACTGTTCTTAAATACATATCAGATAACCAGGATCTTTCCCTTGTACTATCTGCTAGGCGGTATGGTCGGCGTCATTTCGATCATCGCAATCTTTAGAACCCTGGTCAAGGATATGAGAGGAAACCTATTGTTTTTCTTTTCCGTTCTTGCGTTAATCCATCATTTCATTTGGACACTTCTCTGGCGGGAGGGCGGCTATAGCGTTGTCTATTATCCTTTTGATCTGATTATTTCAATGGGGTGCTTGGCCTCAGTATGGTTTAGAAATTATTTCAGCATGTACCAAAATACGAATGAACTTGCAACTGCCTTGCAAAGAATGAATGACCATAAGGATCAATTTTTGGCGAATACTTCTCATGAATTCAAAAACCCGCTTCACAGCATACTTAATCTTTCGCAATCCGTTCTAAAACGGGAACAGCATTTGATGCAGGATAGAAGCATTAAGGAACTCGAAACTATTTTCTCGGTAGGGCGCCGGTTGACCTTGATCTTAAACGATTTGATTGATGTAATGAGTTTGCGTGAGGGGACCCCCCGTATCTTTCCGAAAGTTATATCGATTCAGCCGATTGTGACAGGCGTACTGGATATGCTGCAATTCAATGCAGAGGTGAAATCTGTAGAAATAATAAACCGGATTCCTGAAAAATTCCCTTTGGTCTACGCAGATGAGAACCGGATGATTCAAATAGTCTTCAATTTGCTTCATAATGCTGTGAAATACACCAATAACGGCGTCATTTCGATTTCGGCTTATGATCAGAACGGGCGCGCTTATATCGCCGTTGCTGACACTGGAATTGGAATGGATGAGGAAATGCTTAAACGCCTGTTCCGGCCTTATGAGCAAGCTCAGACAAGTGACACCATGATTGAAGGCGGCTTTGGGTTAGGCTTGAGTATTAGCAAACAACTGGTTGAGCTTCATGGGGGCAGCTTAGAGGTGACTTCTACCAAGGGAGAAGGCTCGCAATTCATTTTCTCTGTAGAGCTGTCTGGCTTGGGAGCGGAAGCGGAAAGTGCAGGGACGCACGCTGTTCAGCCAGTACCGGCATCTTCTGCGGCAACTCAAGCATCTGTTCTTGGGAACATGGACGATGCGATTATCCAAAGTGCTGAGACAGCGGCGGCATTCGTCAGCATGGATTCCGTCCGTCCGGTACTCTTAATCATCGATGATGATCCCGTGAACCTTCAAGTGCTGGAAGCCATCCTCCCTCCAGATGAATATGACATTACACTGGTAACCAGTGCCAAACAAGCTTTGGCCATTCTGGATACTAAGGACTGGGATCTGGTGATCTCCGATATCATGATGCCGATCATGTCCGGCTATGAGTTAACCCGAAGAATCCGTGAGCGCTATACCTTCACAGAGCTTCCGGTGCTGCTGCTTACAGCAAGAAGTCAGCCGCAGGATATTCAGAGCGGTTACCTGGCAGGAGCGAACGATTATGTAACCAAACCAGTCGAGGCATTAGAGCTTACACTTCGAATCAAAGCGTTAACGACGATTAAGCAATCCATCCGGGAACAACTTCGTTTAGAAGCTGTATGGCTGCAAGCGCAAATTCAGCCTCATTTTTTGTTCAATGCATTAAATTCTATATCCGCCTTAAGTGATATTAATTTGGAGAAGATGCGTGATCTGCTTGATGAGTTCACTAATTATTTGAGGAACAAATTCAAATTTCAGAATATGGACAGTCTTGTGCCCATTGAAGAAGAGCTGAGTCTAGTGCGCTCTTACGTGTATATTGAACAGGTCCGGTTCGAGGACAGGCTGCAGGTGATTTGGGAAATTGATGAGACAAAATACATCAGGGTTCCTTTTTTGTCAATTCAGCCTCTCGTGGAGAATGCGATCAGGCACGGAGTCATGAAGCGCAAACGTGGAGGCCGCATTGTAATACGAATTTCTGTTGTGGAGACCCTTGCAGAGATAACCGTCCTTGATGATGGGGTAGGAATGGAAGAGGCTCAATTGCAACGAGTGCTGGATAGGAATTCAGCCAACCGATCCGGTGTTGGATTAATTAATACAGATCAGCGATTGAAACGACAGTTCGGTACGGGTCTTGATATCAAGAGCTCGTCGGATACAGGGACAACGGTCACTTTTCACGTTCCGCTCAGCGTAGAGAACGCCCGTGAATAG
- a CDS encoding TPM domain-containing protein translates to MKRARILQTVLAGMLLMLLLPFIPGKAEAAVPAHSEAFYVNDFANVIDEKTENYMVNYGVKLYQETGAQVVLVTVNSTNGVSMEKYATSLFNSWGVGSADKNNGLLLLLSIKDDDYWAVPGKGLETELNSGVISKILSASLEPDFAAKKYSAGANKTYGAFIQKLGGSYSETLGTRNYVSDNAGILPQVTKDYLNQSSNRYAATTGSGIYVVTVKNTGGKSLQDYTYAKFAGVAAGPRDVMLVLDIGGDNYHVLQGKTIDGVLTNNRISGILDTVLEPKFAAKDYAGGVVGTANAFYGFFLARVDAASGKAAGSSTSATASTVSKAPVAAKEPVELVPVSRSKGMLILGIFLVLVALISLAAASRNRYVARYGIRINPHNPRNIRRYGAWTGQPGYGYSQRRRYRRPHHHNHSSAGSSSSSSSSSFWGSNSGGGGSSSGGGAGRYSSRDDDDDDDRNHGGGGYSGGGGAGRYSSRDDDDDSNSGGGGSASSGGGVGRHG, encoded by the coding sequence ATGAAGCGTGCAAGAATACTTCAAACAGTGCTGGCCGGTATGCTGTTAATGCTGCTGCTGCCGTTCATTCCGGGGAAGGCGGAGGCGGCAGTGCCGGCGCATTCGGAAGCCTTTTATGTGAATGATTTTGCGAACGTGATTGATGAGAAGACCGAGAATTACATGGTCAACTATGGGGTGAAGCTCTATCAGGAGACCGGGGCGCAGGTAGTGCTGGTTACGGTGAATTCGACGAACGGCGTATCTATGGAGAAATATGCGACCTCGCTGTTCAATTCATGGGGGGTCGGCTCGGCAGACAAGAATAATGGGCTTCTGCTGCTGCTCTCCATTAAGGACGATGATTACTGGGCCGTTCCCGGCAAGGGACTGGAGACTGAGCTTAACAGTGGCGTTATCTCGAAGATTCTCTCGGCATCATTGGAGCCGGACTTCGCAGCCAAGAAGTACAGCGCAGGTGCTAATAAAACCTATGGCGCTTTCATTCAGAAGCTCGGCGGAAGCTACTCGGAAACACTAGGCACCCGCAATTATGTCTCGGACAATGCCGGAATCCTCCCGCAAGTTACCAAGGATTATCTGAACCAGTCCAGCAACCGTTACGCGGCTACCACCGGGAGCGGAATCTATGTGGTAACTGTTAAGAATACTGGAGGCAAGAGCCTGCAGGATTACACCTATGCGAAGTTCGCCGGGGTTGCTGCCGGGCCCAGAGATGTGATGCTCGTACTGGATATCGGCGGGGATAACTATCATGTGCTACAGGGTAAAACGATCGACGGAGTGCTGACGAATAATCGGATCAGCGGGATTCTGGATACGGTGCTGGAGCCCAAATTTGCGGCAAAAGATTACGCAGGCGGCGTGGTGGGGACGGCGAATGCCTTCTACGGCTTCTTCCTGGCCCGGGTGGATGCTGCATCGGGGAAAGCCGCAGGCAGCTCCACATCTGCAACAGCCTCTACCGTCAGCAAAGCACCTGTGGCAGCGAAAGAACCTGTGGAGCTGGTGCCTGTCTCCAGATCGAAGGGGATGCTGATTCTCGGGATTTTCCTGGTTCTTGTCGCGCTAATCAGTCTCGCGGCTGCTTCGCGCAACCGCTATGTTGCCCGTTACGGGATACGGATCAATCCGCATAACCCGCGCAATATCCGGCGCTATGGCGCCTGGACCGGCCAGCCCGGTTATGGCTACAGCCAGAGAAGAAGATATCGGCGGCCGCACCATCACAACCATTCGTCTGCGGGGAGCAGCTCCTCATCCAGCTCCAGCAGCTTCTGGGGCAGTAACTCCGGGGGCGGCGGTTCTTCGAGCGGAGGGGGAGCGGGGCGGTATTCCTCGCGTGACGACGATGATGATGATGATCGGAATCACGGCGGTGGCGGATACTCGGGCGGCGGCGGAGCCGGCCGGTATTCCTCCCGCGATGATGACGATGATAGCAATTCAGGCGGTGGCGGCAGTGCAAGCAGCGGCGGCGGTGTGGGCAGACATGGGTGA
- a CDS encoding aldo/keto reductase → MMNLKSATKLANGVEMPWFGLGVFKVQEGQEVIDSVKAAIKAGYRSIDTASVYGNEEGVGQAIRESGVAREELFITTKVWNTEQGYDSTLAAFDQSLSKLGLDYADLYLVHWPIRAKYKDTWRAIEKLYADGKVRAIGVSNFQIDHLEDLLTVAKVKPMVNQVELHPLLNQQELREYCKAQGIQIEAWAPLAQGHLLDNEVLAEIAAHHNKTLPQVILRWDLQNGIVTIPKSVKEERIIANADIFDFELSEEESSRINGLNRDQRFGSHPDRFNNE, encoded by the coding sequence ATGATGAACTTAAAATCGGCAACGAAATTAGCTAACGGTGTAGAAATGCCATGGTTCGGGCTGGGTGTGTTCAAGGTACAAGAGGGCCAGGAGGTTATTGATTCGGTCAAAGCAGCCATCAAGGCGGGTTACCGGAGTATCGATACTGCATCCGTATACGGAAATGAAGAAGGGGTCGGGCAGGCTATCCGTGAATCGGGAGTAGCGCGTGAGGAGCTGTTCATCACCACCAAGGTATGGAATACCGAGCAGGGCTATGATTCTACGCTGGCCGCATTTGACCAGAGCTTAAGCAAGCTGGGACTGGATTATGCCGATCTGTATCTGGTGCATTGGCCGATCCGGGCCAAATACAAAGACACCTGGCGGGCCATTGAGAAGCTGTATGCGGACGGCAAAGTCCGTGCCATCGGGGTATCCAACTTCCAGATCGATCATCTGGAGGATCTGCTTACTGTGGCCAAGGTGAAGCCGATGGTCAATCAGGTAGAGCTGCATCCGCTGCTTAACCAGCAAGAGCTCCGTGAGTATTGCAAGGCGCAGGGCATTCAGATTGAAGCCTGGGCCCCGCTGGCTCAAGGGCATCTGCTGGACAATGAAGTGCTGGCCGAGATTGCAGCCCATCATAACAAAACGCTGCCGCAGGTCATCCTGCGCTGGGATCTGCAGAACGGAATCGTGACGATTCCGAAGTCGGTCAAGGAGGAGCGGATTATTGCGAATGCCGATATTTTTGACTTTGAGCTGTCGGAAGAGGAGAGCAGCCGGATCAACGGCCTGAACCGCGATCAGCGCTTCGGCTCTCACCCGGACCGGTTCAATAACGAGTAA
- a CDS encoding DUF6063 family protein gives MSYSLEQVQQASRLFFDLLRRKVIPLDDPAAAECLQDTAAYDALQYVAKEAGCRIMNSGHRLHLLVSPIGSGFASNFTQLRNKYSRIERKTHLHIINVIILVFLAEMDQDEQHFKPGQDSMSYIQLSDQVSELFQGWIGMDEDGSFSKQWRLDIQAMHRVWTSLYMQTRSQEEGDSLTRGAGSRIGLIHEGMKLLEEEHLVFISENEKRIFPREELYERMRYLYHDVDRYKELKALVGRTLSEQEGKAHAAH, from the coding sequence ATGAGTTATTCCCTAGAGCAAGTTCAGCAGGCTTCCCGGCTGTTCTTCGACCTGCTTCGCCGCAAGGTGATTCCGCTGGATGATCCCGCTGCCGCCGAATGTCTGCAGGATACCGCTGCTTATGATGCCCTGCAATATGTAGCCAAAGAAGCCGGCTGCCGGATTATGAATTCCGGTCACCGCCTGCACCTGCTCGTGAGTCCGATCGGCTCCGGGTTCGCCAGCAACTTCACTCAGCTGCGCAATAAATATTCACGGATAGAGCGCAAGACGCATCTACATATCATTAACGTTATAATCCTCGTCTTCCTGGCGGAGATGGATCAGGATGAGCAGCACTTCAAGCCGGGACAGGACAGCATGTCCTATATTCAGTTGTCGGATCAGGTATCCGAGCTGTTCCAGGGCTGGATAGGCATGGATGAAGACGGCAGCTTCAGCAAGCAGTGGCGGCTGGATATCCAGGCGATGCACAGAGTGTGGACCAGTCTCTATATGCAGACCCGCAGCCAGGAGGAGGGGGACTCGCTGACCCGCGGCGCAGGCTCCCGGATTGGCCTCATCCACGAAGGAATGAAGCTGCTGGAGGAGGAGCATCTGGTGTTCATTTCCGAGAATGAGAAGCGCATTTTCCCAAGAGAAGAGCTGTACGAGCGGATGCGTTATCTCTACCATGATGTGGACCGGTACAAAGAGCTGAAGGCTCTGGTTGGCCGGACGCTTAGCGAACAGGAGGGGAAAGCCCATGCCGCGCATTGA
- a CDS encoding GNAT family N-acetyltransferase, translating to MTAIEAGQLTGNVIRLVPLTAEHKPELTKVLHNPQIWEYTWRRISSEEEAGQLVNTALSNQAAGKDMPYVMVEQASGRIVGTTRLMHLDLTHRNAEIGCTWISPDYWRTAVNTESKLLLLQYAFEVLGLIWVDFSIVNDNLRSRRAIERIGAALEGILRKHRITADGTVMDNVLYSIIDEEWPAVKQNLLYLVNEKYK from the coding sequence TTGACAGCAATAGAAGCAGGCCAGCTTACAGGCAACGTAATCCGGCTTGTGCCTTTAACGGCGGAGCATAAACCTGAGCTTACCAAGGTGCTGCACAATCCGCAGATCTGGGAGTACACCTGGAGACGGATCAGCTCAGAGGAAGAGGCAGGACAGCTGGTGAATACGGCCCTTTCGAATCAGGCAGCAGGCAAGGATATGCCCTATGTAATGGTGGAGCAGGCATCCGGCAGGATCGTAGGGACTACGCGGTTAATGCATCTGGACCTTACGCATCGTAATGCAGAGATCGGCTGCACCTGGATCTCCCCGGATTACTGGAGAACAGCAGTGAATACGGAGTCGAAGCTGCTTTTGCTGCAATATGCCTTCGAGGTGCTGGGGCTGATCTGGGTAGACTTCTCCATTGTCAATGACAATCTGCGCTCACGGCGGGCCATTGAGCGGATTGGAGCGGCCTTGGAGGGCATCCTGCGCAAGCACCGGATCACCGCTGACGGTACTGTTATGGACAATGTGCTGTACAGTATTATCGATGAGGAATGGCCTGCGGTGAAGCAGAATCTGCTATATCTAGTGAATGAGAAATACAAATAG